In Rissa tridactyla isolate bRisTri1 chromosome 5, bRisTri1.patW.cur.20221130, whole genome shotgun sequence, the sequence CTCACCATCAGGGTGCTGGACTCCAACGACAACGTCCCCGCCTTCGAGCAGCCCGTCTACACCGTGTCGCTGCCGGAGAACTCGCCGCCGGGCACCCTGGTGCTGCAGCTCAACGCCACCGACCCGGACGAGGGCCAGAACGGCGAGGTCATCTACTCCTTCAGCAGCCACATCTCGGCCCGCGCCCGGGAGCTCTTCGGCATCGCGCCGCGCACCGGGCGGCTGGAGGTGAGCGGCGAGCTGGACTACGAGGAGAGCAGCGTCTACCAGGTGTACGTGCAAGCCAAGGACCTGGGGCCCAACGCCGTGCCGGCCCACTGCAAGGTGCTGGTGCGGGTGCTGGACGCCAACGACAACGCGCCCGAGATCAGCTTCTCCACCGTCAAGGAGGCGGTGAGcgaggcggcggcgccgggcacGGTGGTGGCCCTCTTCAGCGTCTCGGACCGCGACTCGGAGGAGAACGGGCAGGTGCAGTGCGAGCTGCTGCAGGGGGACGCGCCGTTCCGCCTCAAGAGCTCCTTCAAGAACTACTACACCATCGTCACCGAGGGGCCGCTGGACCGCGAGCAGCCGGGCGGCGACGCCTACACCCTCACGGTGGTGGCCCGCGACCGCGGCCAGCCGCCGCTGAGCACCAGCAAGTCCATCCAGGTGCGGGTGAGcgacgtgaacgacaacgcgccgcgcTTCAGCCAGCCCGTCTACCAGGTCTACGTGAGCGAGAACAACGTCCCCGGCGCCTACATCTACGCCGTCAGCGCCACCGACAGGGACCAGGGCGCCAACGCCCAGCTCGCCTACTCCATCCTGGAGAGCCAGATCCAGGGCATGTCCGTCTTCACCTACGTCTCCATCAACTCCGAGAACGGCTTCCTCTACGCCCTCCGCTCCTTCGACTACGAGCAGCTCAAGGAGTTCAGCTTCCAGGTGGAGGCCCGCGACGCCGGCGAGGAGCCCCAGCCGCTGGCCGGCAACGCCACCGTCAACATCGTCGTGGTGGACCAGAACGACAACGCCCCCGCCATCGTCAGCCCCCTGCCCGGCCGCAACGGCACCCCGGCCCGGGAGGCGCTGCCCCGCGGCGCCGAGCCGGGCTACCTGGTGAGCCGGGTGGCGGCGGTGGACGCCGACGACGGGGAGAACGCCCGCCTCACCTACAGCATCCTGCGGGGCAACGAGGCCAGCCTCTTCCGCATGGACTGGCGCACCGGCGAGCTGCGGACGGCCCGCCGGGTGCCGGCCAAGCGCGACCCCCAGCGCCCCTACGAGCTGGTCATCGAGGTGCGCGACCACGGGCAGCCGCCCCTCTCCTCCACCGCCGCCATCCAggtggtgctggtggacgggGCGGCCgagcggcccggcggcggcggcggcctgggagcgggggcgggcgcggggggaggcggcggcggcggcggctccggcgaGCATCGCCCCAGCCGCTCCGGGGGGGACACCTCGCTCGACCTCACCCTCATCCTCATCATCGCCCTGGGCTCCGTCTCCTTCATCTTCCTGCTGGCCATGATCGTCCTGGCCGTGCGCTGCCAGAAGGAGAAGAAGCTCAACATCTACACCTGCCTGGCCAGCGACTgctgcctgggctgctgctgctgctgcccctgctgcaGCCGGCAGGCGCGGGCCCGCAAGAAGAAGCTCAGCAAGTCGGACATCATGCTGGTGCAGAGCTCCAACGTGCCCAGCAACCCGGCGCAGGTGCCGGTGGAGGAGTCGGGCAGCTTCGGCTCCCACCACCACAACCAGAACTACTGCTACCAGGTCTGCCTCACCCCCGAGTCCGCCAAGACCGACCTGATGTTCCtcaagccctgcagcccctcccgCAGCACCGACGCCGAGCACAACCCCTGCGGGGCCATCGTCACCGGCTACGCCGACCAGCAGCCCGACATCATCTCCAACGGCAGCATTTTGTCCAGCGAGGTAaggcccggccgcccgccccccgccccccgcccccccgttATCCCCCCACACCGCCCCTCGTTGCCCTCTAATATTTGGGATGCTCCAGCGGCGGGCGAGGTGAGTGcggggcagccccccctccccggccagccCTGGCTCCCACCAACTGGGAGCCGAGCGTGTGCCCCGTCCGTTCCCCCccgtcccgtgtcccccccgccggtGCCTGTGGACGAAGCTGGCCCTGGCCGGGCAGCACCAGGGCACAGAGACCCTCCCGAGCCCTTAGCCTCAAGCGGATCGcctctgttttggtttggggtgattttatttgggggttttggggttttttgtggggggtGGATACTGCTTTTCGCAGAGTCGCTGCAGCTGACAGTCCTGTAATGACATGAGGTGTAATCACAGGGTTTTCTGAAGTGACATTTTAcaactgtgtctttttttttcttatttttttccttcctgcagtcTTTGCATGTGCAAGTAAGGCTTTGGGGGAACCCCCCTCTGGGACTGTGACAATCTCTACAGTTAGCAGGAACTTTAATTAATTTGTGAATTAGGGTTTATTAATTGACTTGACTTTACTCTGTCTGAACAGCTCTTTATAACCCAAAGCTGAGTTGTCAAAGGGAAGCATCAAGAGTTTCCATGAAATTACACGCAGAGACTTAATGTTAAACATGTTGCCTATATTGTGTTATCTAGTGTGTAGAGAATTTCTATCAAGGCATACGCCATGCCGTAATACTCCCGGTAATCATTTGCTACCAAGTTAGCTCACACATCCTCTCAGCACCTCTCTGCCTGCGCACGAATGAAAACAACACGTTCTCTCCTAACACACATGCTGAAAGCTGCATCCTGTCCAGTCTGGCAAAGGTGGTTTGAATGACGTTTTCTAAAGCGTTAAGTTTTGCGGTAAAATGTCTAATATTGGCTTGTAAGATTGACCTTTCCTCAAAATGGCTATAAAACTcttgttttctcttgcctttttaaGGACTTGAGGGTATCTCaatgtgttttcttccttagGGTACAGTAACTGTACTGTCTCCCCCTATTTTTGTACACTGGAATTAAAAACAGGCTGAAAACTAGATTACaataagttttttgttttttttttttctcagactaaGTAGTACACAACTCTAGAAATAGTTGTGTTGATTTTTGTGGGAGTCCTTGTGATGCTCGACAGCATGCACTGTGAGAAAACGTGTCAGAATCTCATCCcaaaaaactcaggaaaaaaaaaaaaatccctcatgcCTTCCCATCTGTGCGAATAAGAGCTGGGATTttttcccttccagcctagaAACAGATTGTGTAGGCCTACTTGCAGCTAAACATTACCATTTATAGTGAGTATGGTGAGCTGCTCTGGTGTATTTTCTGATGCTGGGTTACAGAAATATCAAGAGTTAAAATATT encodes:
- the PCDH10 gene encoding protocadherin-10, with amino-acid sequence MVVLFLFALLWMVEGALCQLHYTVQEEQEHGTFVGNIAEDLGLDITKLSARRFQTAPNSRSPYLELNLETGVLYVNEKIDREQICKQSPSCLLHLEVFLENPLELFRVEIEVLDINDNPPSFPEPDLTVEISESATPGTRFPLESAFDPDVGTNSLRTYEITPNSYFSLDVQTQGDGNRFAELVLDKPLDREQQAVHRYVLTAVDGGQPQQRTGTALLTIRVLDSNDNVPAFEQPVYTVSLPENSPPGTLVLQLNATDPDEGQNGEVIYSFSSHISARARELFGIAPRTGRLEVSGELDYEESSVYQVYVQAKDLGPNAVPAHCKVLVRVLDANDNAPEISFSTVKEAVSEAAAPGTVVALFSVSDRDSEENGQVQCELLQGDAPFRLKSSFKNYYTIVTEGPLDREQPGGDAYTLTVVARDRGQPPLSTSKSIQVRVSDVNDNAPRFSQPVYQVYVSENNVPGAYIYAVSATDRDQGANAQLAYSILESQIQGMSVFTYVSINSENGFLYALRSFDYEQLKEFSFQVEARDAGEEPQPLAGNATVNIVVVDQNDNAPAIVSPLPGRNGTPAREALPRGAEPGYLVSRVAAVDADDGENARLTYSILRGNEASLFRMDWRTGELRTARRVPAKRDPQRPYELVIEVRDHGQPPLSSTAAIQVVLVDGAAERPGGGGGLGAGAGAGGGGGGGGSGEHRPSRSGGDTSLDLTLILIIALGSVSFIFLLAMIVLAVRCQKEKKLNIYTCLASDCCLGCCCCCPCCSRQARARKKKLSKSDIMLVQSSNVPSNPAQVPVEESGSFGSHHHNQNYCYQVCLTPESAKTDLMFLKPCSPSRSTDAEHNPCGAIVTGYADQQPDIISNGSILSSETKHQRAELSYLVDRPRRVNSSAFQEADIVSSKDSGHGDSEQGDSDHDATNRGQSSGMDLFSNCTEECKALGHSDRCWMPSFVPSDGRQAADYRSNLHVPGMDSVPDTEVFETPEAQPGAERSFSTFGKEKALHNTLERKELDGLLSNTRAPYKPPYLTRKRIC